In Natrinema pellirubrum DSM 15624, the following proteins share a genomic window:
- a CDS encoding PGF-pre-PGF domain-containing protein, giving the protein MLGDRRLITALFLSAMMLLAPIAGAVGSTSGAGTTAKLSTASNSDYIDASENITVWDRSPISLRADTGASGAITVENLWLDAETERADSSLHRKTLAVFQTDEEVTLRFGEHVDTGEFEDRSDVTLLTGYLEEDADADLSDVPTTGQELMDELTSENVDNLNENISFENRSVEFDSDGNLTTTVDPDRPGLYMYVLATGNNLDVNNNDIEINGETTIVGVEQLAAQETPSEVTAPNSPEPGDDLDFTVSATDWSGDTSHAVVLYEEDSFTKSTMTVNISEQVDSDLSTEDITIKHGIAEVNGVQNLQDDVTVFGQTLDSRTGTGVVQFADIASFLANEADIDEPRTEITEDAISLDASTTAVQTDEDATLTVETHGNWSEDDYRWIHVASGSSSDQLQVNTGTVTIKERDGGGGGGGGGGGGGGSPPTDGDDDKDDNVPVGEEETTSPVVDEEKGKSTASFQKTAVEQIIFDSTDVTGDVTSRDLGREPGKTGPSPGTSVAVVEIIVPENAKNTSATIRTAVSTDRIDETGVDAEDLRINRYNEDKGVWQGLDTTFVEERDDEVVLDAQTPGFSYFSVSAVSEPTATASASATTINAGEEVELSAAGSEDRYGEIVSYKWEINGQTLSGETVTTTLEEGGEYTAELTVTNDAGKTGSDSVTITVQEEGDGSDGGDGDDGDDGDGGGLLPVPGFGVSIAVTALAMVLLVLRRRTP; this is encoded by the coding sequence ATGTTAGGCGACAGACGACTCATCACTGCACTCTTTCTGAGTGCCATGATGCTTCTGGCCCCTATTGCTGGGGCGGTCGGCAGCACTAGTGGTGCAGGAACGACAGCAAAGCTATCGACAGCATCGAACAGCGATTACATTGATGCTAGTGAGAATATAACGGTCTGGGACCGGTCACCAATTTCACTTCGGGCGGATACAGGTGCTTCAGGGGCGATAACTGTTGAAAACCTCTGGCTTGATGCGGAAACAGAACGCGCTGATTCCAGTTTACACCGTAAGACGCTTGCCGTGTTCCAGACGGATGAAGAAGTAACGCTTAGATTCGGCGAGCACGTTGATACAGGCGAATTTGAGGATCGATCCGATGTAACGCTTCTTACCGGATATCTCGAGGAGGACGCTGACGCCGACCTGAGTGATGTTCCGACGACCGGTCAGGAGTTAATGGATGAACTTACGTCAGAGAATGTTGACAACTTGAATGAGAACATTTCGTTCGAAAATAGGTCAGTTGAATTCGATAGTGACGGTAATCTGACGACGACAGTCGACCCGGACCGGCCCGGATTATACATGTATGTCCTTGCAACAGGGAATAATCTCGATGTCAACAACAATGATATCGAGATCAACGGGGAGACAACGATTGTCGGCGTCGAACAGCTCGCTGCACAGGAGACCCCGTCTGAGGTCACCGCCCCGAACTCGCCAGAGCCAGGTGACGATCTCGACTTTACCGTGAGTGCAACTGACTGGAGCGGTGACACCTCACATGCCGTCGTACTCTACGAAGAAGACTCTTTCACTAAGAGTACAATGACGGTTAATATCAGCGAGCAGGTGGACTCAGACCTTTCAACTGAAGATATCACTATCAAGCACGGAATTGCCGAGGTGAACGGAGTCCAGAACCTTCAGGACGATGTAACCGTTTTCGGACAGACGTTAGACAGTCGAACCGGGACGGGTGTCGTCCAGTTTGCTGATATCGCTAGCTTCCTCGCGAATGAAGCGGATATAGATGAGCCTAGGACAGAGATAACTGAGGACGCAATCAGTCTGGATGCCTCCACCACTGCTGTCCAGACGGATGAGGATGCCACGCTTACGGTGGAAACCCATGGTAACTGGTCGGAAGATGACTACCGCTGGATCCATGTCGCATCCGGTTCCTCGAGCGATCAACTGCAGGTGAATACAGGGACGGTTACGATTAAGGAGAGAGATGGTGGCGGTGGCGGTGGTGGCGGTGGTGGCGGTGGTGGTGGGAGTCCACCGACTGATGGAGACGATGACAAAGACGATAACGTCCCTGTAGGTGAAGAGGAGACCACATCACCTGTCGTAGATGAGGAAAAGGGTAAATCGACGGCGTCATTCCAGAAAACGGCTGTTGAACAGATCATCTTTGATAGCACCGACGTCACTGGAGACGTGACGAGTCGGGACCTTGGTCGGGAACCTGGCAAGACCGGCCCCTCTCCAGGGACATCGGTAGCAGTCGTCGAGATTATCGTCCCGGAAAACGCTAAGAACACAAGTGCTACGATCCGTACAGCAGTTTCAACCGACCGTATCGACGAGACCGGTGTCGACGCTGAGGATCTGCGGATCAACCGCTACAATGAAGATAAAGGGGTGTGGCAGGGACTCGACACCACCTTCGTCGAGGAACGTGACGATGAAGTCGTGTTAGATGCCCAGACACCGGGGTTCTCTTACTTCTCGGTGAGTGCGGTGAGCGAACCGACTGCCACTGCTTCTGCTTCAGCAACGACCATTAATGCGGGTGAGGAGGTTGAACTCAGTGCTGCAGGATCGGAAGACCGGTACGGTGAGATTGTTAGTTACAAGTGGGAAATCAATGGTCAGACGCTTTCAGGCGAAACTGTGACTACCACTCTTGAGGAAGGCGGTGAATATACGGCTGAGCTAACTGTTACAAATGACGCTGGCAAGACAGGAAGTGACTCTGTGACGATTACAGTTCAGGAAGAGGGTGACGGCAGCGATGGCGGTGACGGCGATGACGGCGATGATGGTGACGGTGGAGGATTATTACCCGTCCCTGGCTTCGGAGTTAGTATCGCGGTTACGGCGTTAGCGATGGTACTGTTAGTCCTCCGCCGACGGACCCCGTAG
- a CDS encoding ABC transporter permease has translation MLQWFRNRCRQHVVRLRTAGSLTIAQFRQQKLRLALAIIGVALAVLAVTLLAGTGIGVLETGEQQFSAAERDLWVTAGETRITSAGGGGFENTLYDSRNISAKMQSHEGVSHAIPLAFETVYVSTDGNDEFDTFIATGLPQGGPAVQVTEGEGLEGDPHYANGTYDGEMTRELLIDRETANTLDVSVGDTVNVGGSLAAARENEFTVIGISPTFEQMLGTPTVTMPLSELHQITGNTRTEPATFITITVEDGADTAAVQQDLEAEYPEYEIRSNQEQLSAVLQEQVLLLAAAATLVFLAIGAGIALTVSLLSLVIHQQRQTFAALTAQGVSSSLLIYTVIGQGLIIGVLGGGIGILLTLPGVTTLNKLSEAVVGFDGLVQTAPWIYGGGLGIAVIIGTIAAVIAGWRISRTPPLEILQ, from the coding sequence ATGCTTCAGTGGTTCCGTAACCGCTGTCGACAGCATGTCGTTCGGCTTCGGACGGCTGGAAGTCTTACTATCGCTCAGTTCCGGCAACAGAAGCTCCGGCTTGCGTTAGCGATTATCGGCGTTGCGCTTGCCGTTCTCGCCGTAACATTACTTGCCGGAACAGGGATCGGTGTCCTTGAGACCGGTGAGCAGCAGTTTTCTGCGGCGGAACGAGATCTCTGGGTAACAGCAGGTGAAACTCGGATCACATCTGCAGGCGGTGGTGGCTTCGAAAATACGTTGTATGACTCTCGGAATATCTCAGCTAAAATGCAGTCACACGAGGGTGTGTCACACGCCATCCCGTTAGCATTCGAAACAGTGTATGTGAGTACAGACGGGAATGACGAGTTTGATACCTTCATTGCGACAGGACTACCTCAGGGTGGGCCAGCGGTCCAGGTAACGGAAGGGGAAGGATTGGAAGGAGATCCACACTATGCAAATGGGACATATGACGGGGAGATGACCCGTGAGCTTCTGATCGACAGAGAGACAGCGAATACCCTGGACGTATCGGTCGGGGATACTGTCAATGTTGGTGGCTCACTTGCCGCGGCGAGAGAAAACGAGTTCACTGTTATCGGGATTTCGCCCACGTTTGAACAGATGCTTGGGACGCCAACAGTAACGATGCCGCTCAGCGAACTGCATCAGATCACGGGGAATACGCGAACTGAACCGGCAACATTCATTACAATTACTGTTGAAGACGGGGCAGATACTGCGGCAGTCCAGCAGGATTTAGAGGCGGAGTATCCAGAGTACGAGATACGGTCAAACCAGGAGCAGCTTTCGGCGGTGTTACAGGAACAGGTGCTTCTGCTCGCGGCTGCAGCCACGCTTGTTTTCCTCGCGATCGGTGCTGGGATCGCTCTCACGGTCTCGCTCCTCTCACTTGTGATCCATCAGCAGCGCCAAACGTTTGCAGCTCTCACCGCGCAGGGGGTTTCATCATCGCTGCTTATCTATACCGTGATCGGACAAGGGCTCATAATCGGAGTTCTCGGTGGCGGGATTGGTATTCTTCTCACCCTACCAGGAGTCACTACATTGAACAAACTCTCTGAAGCCGTGGTTGGCTTTGACGGCCTTGTTCAAACCGCACCTTGGATCTACGGTGGTGGACTGGGGATCGCTGTAATTATCGGGACCATCGCTGCAGTCATCGCTGGATGGCGTATAAGCCGGACACCGCCATTAGAGATACTCCAGTAA
- a CDS encoding IS4 family transposase produces MRRLTTLFPSEFLEEHAEELGVVERDRKLQIPAFVWAFVFGFAAGESRTLAGFRRCYNSTADETISPGGFYQRLTPTLAEYLRDLVEHGLDEVAVPNAVDADLDRFRDVMIADGTVLRLHEFLSDQFEARHEEQAGAKLHLLHNATEQTIERLDTANEKTHDSTLFKTGPWLENRLLLFDLAYFKYRRFALIDENDGYFVSRLKQNANPLITGELREWRGRAIPLEGKQLRAVLNDLDRKYIDVEVEVEFKRGPYNGTQSLDTKRFRVVGVHNEDADDYHLYITNLARKEFFPADLAEIYRCRWEVELLFRELKTQYELDEFDTSDEHVVRILLYAALLSLLVSRDLLDLVTEQADDELVFPTERWAATFRSHAQLILHELGEFLGYSPPPLLDRLIEDAQKIHKQRPILQETLATATQPRCES; encoded by the coding sequence ATGCGTCGGCTCACTACACTGTTTCCCTCTGAGTTCCTCGAAGAGCACGCCGAGGAACTCGGCGTGGTCGAACGTGACCGCAAGCTCCAGATCCCTGCCTTCGTTTGGGCGTTCGTGTTCGGCTTCGCCGCAGGCGAAAGCCGAACACTCGCTGGGTTTAGACGCTGTTACAACTCTACTGCCGATGAGACGATCTCTCCGGGTGGATTCTATCAGCGGTTGACACCGACACTTGCGGAGTACCTCCGCGACCTCGTCGAGCATGGTCTCGACGAGGTCGCTGTTCCTAACGCTGTTGACGCTGATCTCGACCGATTTAGAGACGTGATGATCGCTGATGGAACGGTGTTACGGTTACACGAATTTCTCTCAGACCAGTTCGAAGCCCGCCACGAGGAGCAGGCTGGAGCGAAGCTCCACCTGCTCCATAATGCCACAGAGCAGACGATTGAACGGCTCGATACTGCTAACGAGAAAACGCACGACAGCACCTTGTTCAAAACAGGGCCGTGGCTTGAGAATCGCCTCCTGCTGTTCGATCTCGCGTACTTCAAGTACCGCCGGTTTGCGTTGATCGACGAAAACGACGGCTACTTCGTGAGTCGGCTGAAGCAGAACGCGAATCCGCTGATTACGGGGGAGTTACGGGAATGGCGCGGCCGCGCCATTCCCTTAGAGGGCAAGCAGCTCCGAGCTGTTCTCAATGATCTTGACCGGAAATACATCGATGTAGAGGTCGAAGTCGAATTCAAACGAGGGCCGTACAATGGGACACAGTCGCTGGATACGAAGCGATTTCGCGTCGTCGGCGTCCACAATGAGGACGCCGACGACTACCACCTGTACATAACGAATTTAGCGAGGAAAGAGTTCTTTCCGGCGGATTTAGCGGAGATCTACCGCTGTCGGTGGGAAGTTGAGTTGCTGTTCCGGGAGCTGAAGACGCAGTACGAATTGGACGAGTTCGACACGAGTGACGAACACGTGGTGAGGATCTTATTGTACGCAGCGCTGCTGTCGCTGCTTGTAAGCCGCGATCTGTTGGATCTAGTCACTGAGCAGGCGGATGATGAGCTTGTGTTTCCGACAGAGCGCTGGGCGGCGACCTTTCGGTCGCACGCCCAGCTTATTCTCCACGAACTCGGTGAGTTCCTCGGCTACTCACCGCCGCCGCTGCTCGACCGGCTGATCGAAGACGCTCAAAAGATCCACAAGCAACGACCAATCTTACAAGAGACGCTCGCTACCGCTACACAACCGAGGTGTGAGTCTTAA
- a CDS encoding DUF7504 family protein, with protein MAWPESERSPNRLFLGPPPDNEETTFYLEQTSPGDQPLPSVFVSTRHSSTAVFERYRESIADDSPEIDVITVDEASHVPASHPREDEDYAGRLVSVGTRDLSGLEIAISDSLTRQEEESLNQLWFDSLTPLIRTLGLDDVFKFLHMMTNRVEQAGAIASYHLDPTAHEPQTVNTAALNH; from the coding sequence ATGGCTTGGCCAGAATCAGAAAGAAGTCCCAATCGACTGTTCCTTGGACCGCCACCCGATAACGAGGAAACAACGTTCTATCTCGAGCAGACGAGTCCGGGTGACCAGCCGCTACCGTCAGTGTTCGTGTCGACCCGGCATTCGTCGACGGCGGTTTTCGAACGCTATCGGGAGTCTATTGCCGATGATTCCCCAGAAATCGACGTTATTACCGTCGACGAAGCAAGCCACGTCCCCGCTTCTCACCCCCGAGAGGATGAGGACTACGCTGGGCGTCTGGTTTCGGTCGGAACTCGAGATCTGTCAGGGCTCGAAATCGCGATTAGCGACTCACTTACTCGTCAAGAGGAAGAGAGTCTGAACCAGCTCTGGTTTGACTCGCTAACGCCTCTGATACGGACGCTCGGTCTCGATGATGTATTCAAGTTCCTCCACATGATGACGAATCGTGTCGAGCAAGCAGGAGCTATCGCATCCTATCATCTCGATCCAACGGCTCACGAACCACAGACGGTCAATACGGCTGCGTTGAATCACTAG
- a CDS encoding IS4-like element ISH32 family transposase — protein sequence MDSVTYSPPDSVIVDRIQRAFPSDELRERARATNLVERERKFDAVALFYTLSLGFAAGSDRSVQAFLERFVEMSDCDELSYATFHGWFSPPFVALLREILDDAIENLDTRNADLSGRLERFRDVLIADGSIVSLYQDAADVYAATGDDQAGLKLHLTESLSTGLPTRYRTTDAKTQERSQLPTGEWVAGALVLLDLGFYDFWLFDRIDQNNGWFVSRVKDDANFEIVEELRTWRGNSIPLEGESLQDVLDDLQRQEIDVRITLSFERKRGSCTSTTRTFRLVGVWNEDTEEYHLYLTNLSKDDYSAPDIAQLYRARWEIELLFKELKSRFGLDEINTTDPYIIEALVIMAAISLLMSRVIVDELRKLDVKQRESADDATASSPQLPRRRCSHAVERHSHLIQLYVMLDLGYELPDLDELLLWASRDPNPHRPRLREQVESGEFW from the coding sequence GTGGATAGTGTGACTTACTCCCCACCGGATTCAGTGATTGTTGATCGGATTCAAAGAGCGTTTCCCTCCGATGAGTTGCGCGAGCGCGCTCGCGCAACGAATCTCGTCGAGCGTGAACGGAAATTCGACGCTGTTGCGCTGTTCTACACGCTTTCACTTGGCTTCGCTGCTGGGTCAGACCGATCTGTACAGGCTTTTCTCGAACGATTCGTCGAAATGTCCGACTGCGATGAACTCTCCTATGCAACCTTCCACGGGTGGTTCTCTCCACCGTTCGTTGCACTCCTTCGAGAGATTCTCGATGATGCCATCGAGAATCTCGATACCAGAAATGCCGACCTTAGCGGACGTCTCGAACGCTTTCGAGACGTCCTCATTGCCGATGGGAGCATTGTTTCTCTCTATCAAGACGCCGCGGATGTGTACGCTGCGACCGGTGACGATCAGGCCGGTCTGAAACTTCACCTAACAGAATCACTCTCAACTGGCCTTCCAACACGGTACCGAACAACTGACGCTAAAACCCAAGAACGGAGCCAGCTACCCACCGGCGAGTGGGTAGCTGGCGCACTTGTCTTGCTCGATCTCGGTTTCTACGACTTCTGGTTGTTCGACCGCATCGACCAGAATAACGGCTGGTTCGTCTCCCGTGTGAAAGACGACGCAAACTTCGAGATCGTCGAAGAGCTCCGGACGTGGCGGGGGAACAGTATCCCGCTCGAAGGAGAGTCGCTGCAGGACGTCCTTGACGACCTGCAGCGACAGGAAATCGATGTTCGCATCACCCTCTCGTTCGAGCGAAAGCGAGGGTCGTGCACCAGCACGACCCGAACGTTCCGACTGGTCGGTGTTTGGAACGAGGATACTGAAGAGTACCATCTCTATTTGACAAATCTCTCGAAAGACGACTATAGTGCGCCCGATATCGCACAGCTCTATCGGGCGCGCTGGGAAATAGAATTATTGTTCAAAGAACTGAAATCACGCTTCGGACTTGACGAAATCAACACGACCGATCCGTACATCATCGAAGCTCTGGTCATCATGGCCGCAATCTCACTGCTGATGAGCCGTGTTATCGTCGATGAACTCCGGAAACTGGACGTGAAACAACGGGAAAGCGCCGACGACGCCACAGCGTCGTCGCCGCAACTTCCTCGTCGACGATGTTCTCACGCTGTCGAACGCCATTCACACCTGATTCAGTTGTACGTGATGCTCGATTTAGGGTACGAACTTCCGGATTTAGATGAGTTGTTGCTGTGGGCTTCACGTGATCCAAATCCGCATCGACCGCGGTTACGTGAGCAGGTTGAGTCAGGCGAGTTCTGGTAA
- a CDS encoding IS5-like element ISNpe14 family transposase, with the protein MRSKRPIIRQCKNLAKQHVDNPDEPAAPDGASGFAEWTQIAFILLHAELDKDFRETEAWFNDSRAIREELNIDKSPDHTTLCRWEQQVDMRELRSLLRRSAEQAGWSGTAAIDASGFQRDQTSYHYRNRAGFSFHKLKTTILVDTESLAIKDVHFTTKRKWDGHIGLQVYRRNAEDLQEFLADANYSWSDLREECRAGATRPLIKHREHNALKKAHNARMDEDLYHQRTLSETAFSLLKDDGEKLRSRSWHGQFRELTRKCIVHNLSQAAS; encoded by the coding sequence ATGAGGTCGAAACGACCGATCATACGGCAGTGTAAGAATCTTGCCAAACAGCACGTGGATAACCCTGACGAACCCGCTGCGCCGGACGGCGCCAGCGGGTTCGCCGAGTGGACTCAAATCGCGTTTATCCTCTTGCATGCGGAACTCGACAAAGATTTCCGAGAGACTGAAGCATGGTTCAATGACTCCAGAGCCATCCGTGAAGAGCTTAACATCGACAAATCGCCGGATCACACCACGCTCTGTCGATGGGAGCAACAGGTCGACATGCGTGAACTCCGCAGCCTGCTCCGCCGCAGTGCGGAGCAGGCTGGCTGGTCGGGAACAGCAGCAATCGACGCCAGTGGCTTCCAGCGAGATCAAACCAGCTATCATTACCGGAATCGTGCTGGCTTCTCGTTTCACAAGCTGAAGACAACGATTTTGGTCGATACAGAGTCACTGGCGATCAAAGACGTTCATTTCACGACGAAGCGCAAGTGGGACGGACACATCGGCTTGCAGGTCTATCGGCGCAACGCCGAAGACCTGCAAGAGTTCCTTGCAGATGCGAACTATTCGTGGTCAGATCTCAGAGAGGAGTGTCGCGCTGGCGCGACACGACCGCTAATCAAACACAGGGAGCACAATGCGCTGAAGAAAGCGCATAACGCTCGGATGGACGAAGATCTGTACCATCAGCGGACACTGAGTGAGACTGCGTTCTCACTGCTGAAGGATGACGGTGAGAAGTTACGCTCTCGGAGCTGGCACGGCCAGTTCCGAGAGCTCACGCGCAAGTGTATCGTGCATAACCTATCGCAGGCGGCGAGTTAG
- a CDS encoding ABC transporter ATP-binding protein codes for MARSAASHQENTDISSIVTADGVTKVYTRGSEPGRLGRVLGRSDPPTVTAVDSVSIEVSNGEIVGLAGPSGSGKSTLLHILAGLEQPTAGSVLFQGSDLARLSKRERSRHRLEQIGIVFQQFHLLDSLSARANVALPLVELGVPKRQRRKKAADLLERVGLGDRITHRPGELSGGERQRVAIARALVTDPALLVADEPTGELDTDTGRTVLQAFKQVAENRAVVLASHDRETLEICDRVVTLRDGRTVDRMNQGTSSQ; via the coding sequence ATGGCTAGGTCCGCCGCTTCACATCAGGAAAACACTGACATCTCCTCCATTGTCACAGCAGACGGCGTGACAAAGGTCTATACGAGAGGGTCTGAGCCTGGGCGACTTGGCCGGGTTCTTGGCCGCTCAGACCCTCCTACTGTCACCGCCGTTGATTCGGTATCGATTGAGGTTTCGAACGGTGAAATTGTTGGTCTTGCGGGTCCGAGTGGGAGCGGGAAATCAACGTTGCTGCATATACTCGCTGGATTGGAGCAGCCAACTGCGGGATCCGTTCTGTTCCAAGGGTCTGATCTTGCGAGGTTATCGAAACGCGAGCGGAGCCGACACCGGCTTGAACAGATTGGCATTGTTTTTCAGCAGTTTCACTTACTTGACTCCCTTTCTGCTCGAGCAAACGTCGCGCTTCCTCTCGTTGAACTGGGTGTTCCGAAGCGACAACGCCGGAAGAAGGCGGCCGATCTGCTTGAACGTGTTGGACTCGGAGATCGTATCACGCATCGTCCGGGGGAACTTAGCGGCGGCGAGCGACAGCGTGTTGCGATCGCTCGTGCCTTGGTAACGGATCCTGCGCTTCTAGTTGCAGACGAGCCGACGGGTGAGCTGGATACGGACACTGGTCGGACGGTTCTTCAAGCGTTCAAACAGGTCGCGGAGAACCGTGCTGTCGTCCTTGCATCACATGACCGTGAAACGCTTGAGATCTGCGATCGGGTAGTTACCCTCCGTGATGGACGAACAGTTGACCGTATGAACCAGGGAACGTCTAGTCAATGA
- a CDS encoding IS66-like element ISNpe24 family transposase → MNGDDLTKDELLSRFLQLEQRVEELEQENTQLREKLQEKDERVEELETRLRKYENPHTPPSKRRSGTDESPTSQDDEDDDVRTDGGTPGRKDGHDPEWRSTADPDEEIEVTCDCCPECGDHFDESVGVSPRLVEEIPDPQPPEITRYNRHYYQCDSCGTETVAAHPDCPDEGQFGVNVIAQSALSRYDHRLPYRKIADRFEQLHGLELSGASAWHATERAARAGRCEYDQIRQEIQDADVVHIDETGIKREGEQAWIWTFKTAQHTLYAVRESRGSDVPAEVLGEDFAGTVICDGWTAYPAFSSNLQRCWAHILREAEDAAEKQAEGEPIYHALRQVYVALQARLESDLTVRERADLQRVARRELESLIERSVPDGPVATLLGKIEGGLDHWLTFVGEPAVSPTNNAAENALREPVVLRKIIGTLRNDRGMFVHETILSLLATWRQQGRNPYEELRRVVSSNDMISRAHAVPAVETSG, encoded by the coding sequence GTGAACGGAGATGATCTCACCAAGGACGAGTTGCTCTCCCGGTTTTTGCAACTTGAACAACGAGTCGAAGAGCTTGAACAAGAGAACACACAGCTCCGAGAGAAGTTGCAAGAGAAAGACGAGCGGGTCGAAGAACTCGAAACACGTCTTCGCAAATACGAGAATCCGCACACTCCACCCAGCAAGCGACGGTCGGGGACCGATGAGTCCCCGACCTCGCAGGACGACGAAGACGACGATGTCCGAACTGATGGCGGTACTCCTGGTCGAAAGGACGGTCACGATCCGGAGTGGCGTTCTACAGCTGATCCCGACGAAGAAATCGAAGTCACCTGTGACTGTTGTCCTGAGTGTGGCGACCACTTCGACGAGTCGGTGGGCGTCAGCCCCCGACTCGTCGAGGAGATTCCTGATCCGCAGCCCCCAGAAATCACCCGGTACAACCGCCACTACTACCAGTGCGATTCCTGTGGAACAGAGACAGTTGCGGCTCACCCCGACTGCCCCGATGAGGGGCAGTTCGGGGTGAACGTCATCGCTCAATCAGCTCTGTCACGGTACGATCATCGCCTTCCCTACCGGAAGATCGCTGACCGCTTCGAGCAACTGCATGGACTCGAACTCTCGGGTGCATCCGCGTGGCACGCGACCGAGCGCGCTGCGCGCGCCGGTCGCTGTGAGTACGACCAGATCCGTCAAGAGATCCAAGATGCCGACGTGGTTCATATCGACGAAACAGGTATCAAACGTGAGGGTGAGCAGGCGTGGATCTGGACGTTCAAGACCGCTCAGCATACGTTATACGCGGTCAGAGAGAGTCGTGGAAGTGATGTTCCCGCGGAAGTCCTCGGTGAGGACTTCGCGGGAACGGTCATCTGTGACGGGTGGACGGCGTACCCAGCTTTCAGCAGCAACCTCCAGCGGTGTTGGGCGCACATTCTTCGAGAGGCTGAAGACGCCGCGGAAAAGCAGGCAGAAGGTGAACCGATCTACCACGCTCTCAGACAGGTGTACGTCGCTCTCCAGGCCCGGCTGGAGAGCGACTTGACAGTCCGTGAGCGAGCAGACCTCCAGCGTGTGGCGCGAAGAGAGCTTGAATCGCTGATTGAACGGTCAGTACCCGACGGACCAGTGGCAACACTGCTCGGGAAGATCGAAGGAGGTCTTGACCACTGGCTCACCTTCGTCGGTGAGCCAGCGGTCTCTCCGACGAACAATGCCGCAGAGAACGCGCTTCGTGAACCAGTGGTTCTCCGGAAAATCATCGGAACGCTCCGTAATGACCGAGGAATGTTCGTTCACGAGACGATCTTGTCCCTGCTGGCGACGTGGCGCCAGCAGGGACGCAATCCATACGAAGAGCTTCGTCGAGTCGTCAGCAGCAATGATATGATCTCACGGGCTCACGCTGTGCCGGCTGTCGAGACCTCGGGGTAA
- a CDS encoding FtsX-like permease family protein — translation MSLRKVLTRWVGLVGVGIRRTASRATYTAKQRIRFSVLGVAIVIALLVTVTGLGIGLATGTTVYDDDVDYWIVPDTDSPESPLVATDNPQFSSVHETSDRIRGQDGVESVTPVLSQVLQVETSESTEYVLVVGIINTPTVDRVTGLDSDLLTPNDPYYDNGGYSGEWTGEVIMSEGAADVLEVSSGDSVTVAGNESFTVTAIDEQSQSVGNVPTALVQLSELQTVTGAATYDQADQFVVSTNSPAVQNDLAQIYPQSSVQSRGEMTASMTVDSELSLALSLTAFIVSLSIGTLFVVTTTGLEIAADRQQLAVLSAMGVSVRSQLQLVGVQTIIMTGVGGVIGAIGGLAGIRVVNAIAVRTVTTGPIAVSHPLFIGYGVIAALLVGLLSLPLLLVVARRVSGGVP, via the coding sequence ATGAGCCTTCGTAAGGTATTGACACGGTGGGTTGGACTTGTCGGTGTAGGGATTCGGCGGACGGCATCACGTGCGACTTATACGGCAAAGCAGCGGATCCGGTTCAGTGTTCTCGGTGTAGCTATCGTGATCGCTTTGTTGGTCACGGTTACCGGTCTTGGGATCGGTCTCGCTACCGGGACGACCGTCTACGATGATGATGTTGATTACTGGATCGTCCCCGACACGGATAGTCCGGAGTCGCCGTTAGTTGCGACCGACAATCCGCAGTTCAGTTCGGTCCATGAGACGAGCGACCGTATTCGTGGTCAAGATGGAGTAGAATCCGTGACACCTGTGTTATCACAGGTACTTCAGGTCGAAACCAGTGAGTCGACGGAATACGTCCTTGTAGTCGGAATCATAAACACTCCTACGGTTGATCGTGTTACCGGTCTCGACTCGGACTTGTTAACACCGAACGACCCGTACTACGATAACGGTGGGTATAGCGGTGAATGGACCGGGGAGGTCATCATGTCAGAGGGCGCAGCCGATGTTCTTGAGGTTTCATCCGGTGATTCAGTGACAGTTGCTGGAAACGAGTCGTTCACGGTCACAGCTATCGATGAGCAGTCGCAGTCTGTCGGAAATGTCCCAACTGCCTTGGTCCAGTTAAGCGAGTTGCAGACCGTAACTGGTGCTGCAACGTACGATCAGGCGGACCAGTTCGTTGTCAGCACGAATTCGCCAGCGGTTCAAAATGATCTTGCACAGATCTATCCACAGTCGTCTGTCCAGTCTCGAGGTGAGATGACAGCGAGTATGACGGTGGATTCCGAGTTATCCTTAGCGCTTTCACTTACAGCATTTATCGTCTCGCTTTCTATTGGAACGCTGTTCGTGGTGACAACAACGGGGTTAGAGATTGCCGCGGATCGACAGCAGCTAGCGGTCCTTTCCGCGATGGGGGTTTCGGTTCGAAGTCAGTTGCAACTCGTTGGGGTTCAGACGATTATTATGACAGGAGTTGGTGGCGTGATTGGCGCTATTGGCGGATTAGCCGGGATTCGGGTTGTGAACGCTATTGCAGTCCGGACAGTGACAACTGGACCGATAGCGGTCTCTCATCCCCTATTCATTGGATACGGGGTCATCGCGGCATTGTTAGTGGGCCTTCTCTCACTACCACTCCTGTTAGTGGTGGCTCGCCGTGTGTCCGGAGGTGTTCCGTAA